A portion of the Vicinamibacterales bacterium genome contains these proteins:
- the lon gene encoding endopeptidase La — protein MAETTQTPPLPNELPVVPLRGAVVLPLTVAPLGVSRPPSVEAVNKALAGDRMVLLLLQKNDHDEPGMDDLHRTGTVGIVRQMAKGQGGMRVLVEGVARARAEFLQNGKGHLTALIKPLPEPSERSLEIDAHVRRLQELVDKALSLATGLSPDIRTLVTSLDDPLRIAYLLASLLDMKPEDKQRLLEENSVAVKLDAVSNALAREIDVLELKGQIESRAEKEMTDAQRQYVLRQQLKAIQSELGEGDGEAAELRKRVADAGLPDAIAAVANREVDRLERMTPAAPEYQMIRTYLDWLLEVPWARRTDDRLDPVEARRVLDEDHYDLDKVKERIVEYLAVRKLKGDMKGPILCFVGPPGVGKTSLGQSIARSMNRKFVRISLGGVRDEAEIRGHRRTYIGSMPGRLVQALKTAGSINPVLMLDEIDKVSVGIQGDPAAALLEVLDPAQNHTFRDHYLEVPLDLSNVLFIATANQLGTIHPALLDRMEIIHLSGYTEEEKIHIAKMYLVPRQREEHGLKPDQLAIDDDALRRVIAEYTREAGVRSLERQIGTLARKVAARVATDASYVGHVRVKDVPDYLGPARNRSEGSFRLSRPGVATGLAWTEVGGDVLYIEAVLLPGGKGHLTLTGQLGNVMQESARAALSHVRQQAAALGITPETLSHQDIHIHVPAGAIPKDGPSAGVTMATALVSAARGVPVRADVAMTGEITLSGLVLPIGGVREKSLAARRSGIKTVILPQGNMQDLVELPEEVRKDMTFVAASTLDDVLKVALPDVAGPGAVGSVADAGSAPAAARA, from the coding sequence ATGGCTGAAACGACGCAGACTCCCCCGCTCCCCAACGAACTGCCGGTCGTGCCGCTCCGCGGCGCGGTCGTGCTGCCGCTCACCGTGGCGCCGCTCGGCGTCAGCCGGCCGCCGTCGGTCGAGGCGGTGAACAAGGCCCTCGCGGGCGACCGCATGGTCCTGCTTCTCCTCCAGAAGAACGACCACGACGAGCCGGGTATGGACGACCTCCACCGCACCGGCACGGTCGGCATCGTCCGGCAGATGGCGAAGGGCCAGGGCGGCATGCGCGTGCTCGTCGAGGGGGTGGCGCGCGCCCGCGCCGAGTTCCTGCAGAACGGCAAGGGGCATCTGACCGCGCTGATCAAGCCGCTCCCCGAACCATCCGAGCGCTCGCTCGAGATCGACGCGCACGTCCGCAGGCTGCAGGAACTGGTCGACAAGGCGCTCTCGCTCGCCACTGGCCTCTCGCCCGACATCCGGACGCTGGTCACGTCGCTGGACGATCCGCTGCGCATCGCGTATCTGCTCGCCAGCCTGCTCGACATGAAACCGGAGGACAAGCAGCGGCTGCTCGAAGAGAACAGCGTCGCCGTCAAGCTCGACGCGGTGTCGAACGCGCTCGCGCGCGAGATCGACGTCCTCGAACTGAAGGGGCAGATCGAGTCGCGCGCCGAGAAAGAGATGACCGACGCGCAGCGGCAGTATGTCCTGCGCCAGCAGCTCAAGGCGATTCAGAGCGAGCTCGGCGAAGGGGACGGCGAGGCCGCCGAGCTGCGCAAGCGCGTCGCCGACGCCGGTCTGCCCGACGCGATCGCCGCGGTGGCGAACCGCGAGGTCGATCGTCTCGAGCGGATGACTCCCGCCGCGCCCGAGTACCAGATGATCCGCACGTACCTCGACTGGCTCCTCGAGGTGCCGTGGGCCAGGCGCACGGACGACCGCCTCGATCCGGTCGAGGCGCGGCGCGTGCTCGACGAGGATCACTACGATCTCGACAAGGTCAAGGAGCGCATCGTCGAGTACCTGGCCGTGCGGAAGCTGAAGGGGGACATGAAGGGTCCCATCCTCTGCTTCGTCGGCCCGCCCGGCGTCGGCAAGACGTCGCTGGGCCAGTCGATCGCCCGCTCGATGAACCGCAAGTTCGTGCGCATCTCGCTCGGCGGCGTGCGGGACGAGGCCGAGATCCGCGGGCACCGCCGGACCTACATCGGATCGATGCCCGGACGCCTGGTGCAGGCACTCAAGACCGCGGGATCGATCAACCCCGTGCTGATGCTGGACGAGATCGACAAGGTCTCGGTCGGCATCCAGGGCGATCCCGCCGCCGCGCTCCTCGAGGTGCTCGATCCGGCGCAGAACCACACGTTCCGCGACCATTACCTCGAGGTGCCGCTGGATCTCTCCAACGTCCTCTTCATCGCCACCGCCAACCAGCTCGGGACGATCCATCCGGCGCTGCTCGATCGCATGGAGATCATTCACCTGAGCGGCTACACCGAGGAAGAGAAGATCCACATCGCCAAGATGTACCTGGTGCCGCGGCAGCGGGAGGAGCACGGTCTCAAGCCGGACCAGCTGGCGATCGACGACGACGCGCTGCGGCGGGTGATTGCCGAATACACGCGCGAGGCCGGCGTTCGCTCGCTCGAGCGCCAGATCGGAACGCTGGCGCGCAAGGTGGCGGCTCGCGTCGCGACGGACGCCTCGTACGTCGGTCACGTTCGCGTCAAGGACGTGCCCGACTATCTCGGTCCGGCGCGCAACCGCTCGGAAGGATCGTTCCGCCTGTCGCGTCCCGGCGTCGCCACCGGACTCGCCTGGACGGAGGTCGGCGGCGACGTGCTCTACATCGAAGCCGTGCTGCTGCCCGGCGGCAAGGGACATCTCACCCTGACCGGACAACTGGGCAACGTGATGCAGGAGTCGGCGCGGGCGGCGCTCAGCCACGTGCGGCAGCAGGCGGCGGCGCTGGGGATCACGCCGGAGACGCTCAGTCACCAGGACATTCACATTCACGTGCCCGCCGGCGCCATCCCGAAGGACGGACCGTCGGCCGGCGTCACGATGGCGACCGCGCTGGTCTCGGCCGCACGCGGCGTGCCGGTCCGCGCCGATGTGGCGATGACCGGCGAGATCACGCTGTCCGGGCTGGTGCTCCCGATCGGCGGCGTGCGCGAGAAGTCCCTCGCCGCGCGCCGCAGCGGCATCAAGACGGTGATCCTGCCTCAGGGCAACATGCAGGATCTCGTCGAGCTGCCGGAGGAAGTGCGCAAGGACATGACGTTCGTCGCCGCGAGCACGCTGGACGACGTGCTGAAGGTGGCGCTGCCCGACGTCGCCGGTCCGGGCGCGGTGGGCAGCGTCGCCGACGCGGGCAGCGCGCCCGCCGCGGCCAGGGCGTGA
- a CDS encoding methyltransferase domain-containing protein has protein sequence MALFDRKPDSDNVTGDAATRALSVAAVENAFVENVYDKLAKVYDLFFGPTLHPGRLQAINRMNIQAGERVLEVGVGTGINLSLYPREADVTGIDFSSSMLEKARERAARPDAAPVRLLQMDAADLRFADDSFDIVYAPYLISVVPDPVKVAQEMRRVCRPGGRIIFLNHFLSPNPILSRIERLISPATIHIGFKSDLDLPAFLAQAGLEPVSIEKVNWPRIWSLVTCVK, from the coding sequence ATGGCCTTATTCGACCGAAAGCCCGATAGCGATAACGTCACAGGAGACGCGGCGACACGGGCACTCTCGGTCGCGGCCGTCGAAAACGCCTTCGTCGAGAACGTCTACGACAAGCTCGCGAAGGTCTACGACCTCTTCTTCGGGCCGACGCTCCATCCGGGGCGGCTGCAGGCGATCAACCGCATGAACATCCAGGCGGGGGAGCGCGTGCTCGAGGTCGGCGTCGGCACCGGCATCAACCTCTCGCTGTATCCGCGCGAAGCGGACGTGACGGGAATCGATTTCTCGTCGTCGATGCTCGAAAAGGCGCGGGAGCGCGCCGCGCGGCCCGACGCGGCCCCCGTCCGGCTCCTGCAGATGGACGCCGCGGACCTGCGCTTCGCCGACGATTCGTTCGACATCGTCTACGCGCCGTATCTCATCAGCGTCGTCCCGGATCCGGTCAAGGTCGCGCAGGAGATGCGCCGCGTCTGCCGTCCCGGCGGGCGGATCATCTTCCTGAATCACTTCCTCAGCCCCAACCCGATCCTGTCCCGCATCGAACGCCTGATTTCCCCGGCCACCATTCACATCGGCTTCAAGTCGGACCTCGACCTGCCGGCGTTTCTCGCGCAGGCCGGGCTGGAGCCGGTCTCGATCGAGAAAGTGAACTGGCCGCGCATCTGGTCGCTCGTCACCTGTGTGAAGTGA